A segment of the Bacillus sp. es.034 genome:
AGAAAGAATCACATTATTATTTGCGAAGCCGCTGATCTGGTTCTACCGGATTGCGTATCCATTTATTTGGACCTTGAATAGTTCAGCACGAGTGTTTACAGGCATGTTCGGTTTGAAACCGGCCTCAGAGCATGAAATCGCCCATTCGGAAGAAGAGCTCCGAATCATTCTTTCCGATAGCTATAAGAGTGGTGAAATCAACTCTTCCGAATTCAAGTATGTGAATAAGATATTTGAATTCGACGAGCGCATCGCCAAGGAAATCATGGTCCCCCGGACAAACATTGTGACTCTATCCGCAGGATCTACCATTGATGAAGTATTATGGGTCATTAAGGAAGAACGGTATACGAGATACCCTGTCGTGGATGGGGATAAGGACAATATCCTTGGGGTCGTGAATGTGAAGGAACTCTTAACGACCCTCGTGAATCATAAAAGCGAGCATGAAGACGTGACCTCCTTCATTAAGCCCGTCATCCGCGTCATTGAAACCATCCCGATTAAAGCTCTGCTCCTCAAGTTGCAAAAGGAACGCTCCCCGATGGCCGTCCTTCTTGATGAATATGGAGGAACGGCAGGCCTGGTTACGGTGGAGGACATCATCGAAGAAATCGTCGGTGAAATCCGGGATGAATTTGATATCGATGAAATTCCTGAAGTCCAGAAGATAAAAGAAGATCATTATATTTTCGACGCCGTCATGCTCATTGAAGATGTGAATGACCTTCTGGGCATCTCGATTGAAGAGGAGGAAGTGGATACAATCGGAGGATGGTTCCTCACTCAAAAATATGAAGTCAAGCCTGAAGATAAGATCGAGGAACAAGGATATTGC
Coding sequences within it:
- a CDS encoding hemolysin family protein, whose product is MDILINLLLVALLIGLTAFFVASEFAIVKVRGSRIDQLVSEGNQTAVAAKRVISHLDEYLSACQLGITITSLGLGWLGEPTIETLLHPLFEKFELNPSISSIISFAVAFSVITFLHVVIGELAPKTFAIQKAERITLLFAKPLIWFYRIAYPFIWTLNSSARVFTGMFGLKPASEHEIAHSEEELRIILSDSYKSGEINSSEFKYVNKIFEFDERIAKEIMVPRTNIVTLSAGSTIDEVLWVIKEERYTRYPVVDGDKDNILGVVNVKELLTTLVNHKSEHEDVTSFIKPVIRVIETIPIKALLLKLQKERSPMAVLLDEYGGTAGLVTVEDIIEEIVGEIRDEFDIDEIPEVQKIKEDHYIFDAVMLIEDVNDLLGISIEEEEVDTIGGWFLTQKYEVKPEDKIEEQGYCFKVKEIDGHHIQYLEVTKMRKNTSETNESR